ATTTTTTCAAAATGCTTTCCGCGCAGGGGCTGGTTTCCTCCCCAGAACAAGCCGTGATGCACAAACATCATCTGGCAGCCCGCATCCTTAGCCATGACGATGGTCGACAAACAAGCGTCCACCGCCAGACCGATTTTTTTAATATCGCCTTTATTTTGAACCTGCAAACCGTTGACCGCATTCGCAGAATCCTTGATTTCGGCAATATCAAGCAAAGCGTCCAGATAACCAGCAAGCTCAAGACTGTTCATAATCTCCCCCTGAATCCTTCCCTCTGCAGGTTCAAATCATATCGCCCCGTAAGCCAGCATGGCATCCGCCACCTTGACAAACCCGGCGATGTTCGCGCCTTTCACATAATCCACTCCCAGCTTTTCATCTGCGCCGTGGCGCACGCACTGGTTGTGGATGTTGTGCATGATCTCGCGCAAGCGCTCCTCCAGTTCCTCACGCGACCAGGCCAGACGAATGCTGTTCTGAGTCATTTCCAGACCCGAAACGGCGACGCCGCCCGCATTAGAGGCTTTGCCCGGAGCGAACGGAATTTTGGCGAGATGGAACTGCTCGATCGCTTCCAGCGAAGTCGGCATATTGGCGCCTTCGGCAACGGCTTTGCAACCATTGTTGAGAAGCGCTTTTGCGTCTTCCTCGCTGATCTCGTTTTGCGTGGCGCAGGGAAATGCCAGATCGCAAGGAATGTTCCAGGGCTTTGCGCCTTCATGGAATGTTCCATTATACTCCTTGGTATATTCGCTGATACGCTCGCGTCGCACGTTCTTCAAATTCATCAGAAACGCCAGCTTCGCCACGTCGATCCCTTCCGGGTCGTGAATGAAGCCGGTGGAATCCGACATCGCGACCACTTTGCCGCCAAGCTGGATGACTTTCTCGGCGCAGTATTGAGCGACGTTGCCCGAACCGGAAATCACGCAGGTTTTACCTTCGATGGAATCGCCCCGGTGCGTGAGCATCTCCTGCATGAAATACGCGCAACCGTAACCCGTCGCCTCGGTGCGAATCAAACTGCCGCCAAACTCAATCGCCTTGCCCGTCAACGCGCCGGTGAACTCGCCCAGCAAACGCTTGTACTGACCGAACATATAGCTGATTTCACGCGAGCCGACGCCAATGTCGCCCGCCGGAATATCCACGTTTTCGCCGATGTACTTCCATAGCTCCGTCATGAAAGCCTGACAAAAACGCATGACTTCCCGATCCGACTTTCCTTTTGGATTGAAGTCCGCGCCGCCTTTGCCCGCTCCCATGGGAAGCGTGGTGAGGCTGTTTTTGAAGGTCTGCTCAAAGCCCAGAAACTTCAGAATGCTGAGGTTGACGCTGGGATGGAAACGCAATCCGCCCTTGTAAGGTCCGATCGCATTATTGAACTGAACCCGGTAGCCGCGATTGACCCGGATGGCTCCATTGTCGTCTTCCCAGCACACGCGGAAGATGATGGTTCGATCCGGTTCTGTCATTCGCTCCAAAATTCGGGGAGCATGATATTTTCGATGTTGGTTAATATAGGGAATTACATATTTTGCGACTTCCAGCACCGCCTGGTGAAACTCTTTCTGGCTTGGGTTACGACGTTTCAATCCCGCCATAAACCCATTTAATGTCAACGGTTTGTTAGGGTTCATCTGTTCTCCTTAAATTAAAATCGATCCATTGTAATGGAAAACCTTTCGTTTTTCTATTCGCCTTCCATATAAATTCCGTTACAATTAGTTCATGGAGTCATACGATAAAAACAAGCCTTCACAACAGCGCTCCCGTTCTGGCGCGGCTTGCCCTTTTTCGGAGAATTTTTCATGAATTCAAACCGACCCGATCCTTCGGAAGAACGGGAAGAGCAAATCCGCATCCGCCAGCTTCTAGACGAAAATGAAGCGCTCCGGCAAGCCAAAGAACAGGCAGAAGAGGCCAGCAAAATGAAGAGCGCCTTCCTGGCTAATATGAGCCACGAATTGCGCACGCCTCTCAACGCCATCATTGGCTATAGCGAATTATTGCAGGAAGTGGCGGCCGATCTGGAAGTGGATGAGCATATCAATCCCGATCTGCAGAAAGTCTATTCCGCCGGGAAACAGCTCCTCTCCATCATCAACGACGTCCTCGATCTTTCCAAAATCGAAGCGGGAAAAATGGAACTGTTCCCGCAGACATGCACGCTCTCCAAACTGATAGAAGAGACCGTGCATACGGCGCAACCAATGGTCGACAAAAACAACAATCAACTCGTGATCGAAACGCCGGAAGAATCCAGCGAGCTGATCATCGACCAATCGCGCTTTCGGCAGATTCTACTCAATCTGCTGAGCAATGCCTGCAAGTTCACCGAAAATGGAACCATCACCCTGCGCGTTACGCAACGGCCCGTCTTTGGTAAGAAAGGCTTTGCTTTTGACGTGCAGGACACCGGCATTGGCATGACCCCGGAGCAAACGCAGAGACTGTTCAAAAGTTTTACGCAGGCCGAAGTGACCACTTCGCAAAAATACGGCGGCACCGGGCTGGGCCTCGTCATCTCCCGCAGTTTTTGCCAGATGATGGGCGGCGATATCAGCGTGCAAAGCGAATTGGGCAAAGGCACCACCTTCACGGCGGAAGTGCCTGCGGACACCACCGAAGGCGGCGGCCCGGCGCATCGACGCGCGGACGGAAAGAAATCAAACGCTAAAAACGGAGAAGGAACGATTCTCATCATCGACGACGATCCGATGATGCGCGACTGGATCGCCCGTTCGCTCGACAATAAAAATCTGAATTTTGTCCTCACCTCCGACGGCGAAACCGGACTGCAAATGGCCCGTCAGCTAAAACCCAGCGTCATCACCCTCGACGTGATGATGCCGGGAATGGACGGCTGGACCGTGCTCGCCAAACTGCAAGCCGACCCGGAGCTGGCGGACATCCCCGTCATCATCCTGTCCATGATCGACGAGAAGAAAAAAGGCTTCGCTCTCGGCGCGTCGGAATATATTGTCAAACCCATTGAGAAAGAGCGCCTCGAATATTTATTGAACAAATACTGCGGCGCGGATAAGGAAAACTCGATACTGGTCGTCGACGACGACCCTTCGGCTAGAACGGTGCTACGACGGCGGCTGGAGGAAAAATCCTGTACAGTCAGCGAGGCGGAAAACGGAGAAGCGGCGCTCCAGAAGATACGCCGCTCCCAACCTTCTATTATCTTTCTTGATCTCATGATGCCGGTGCTGGACGGATTCGAATTTCTCGAAATCCTGCGCAACGATCCCGAACTGAAATCCATTCCTGTGGTCGTGGTCACCGCAAAAGACCTCACACCGGAAGATCGCCATCGCCTCAATGGCAGAGTGCACAATCTTCTGCTGAAAGGTTCTTACAAGACCGAAGAATTGCTCGTCACCGTGCGTTCGCAAATCCTGCAACACCTCTCATCCTGACCCATCCGCGCCCAGCCGATCCGGCAATGACTTGCATCGCCGAAACGTCCGGCGCGGACTGTCTATTACGACTAAAACAGAACCAGATTTTCAGTTGTCAACTTGGGTAAATTGATGGACTTCTGAAGTTCCAGCGCCATGTCTATATCAATTGGATTGCCCATGATCTGCAAGTATTCCAGATTGACCAGATGTTTCGAGTTGATGAGCGCTTTCAATCCCTCCGCAGTGATTCCATTTTTCAGCAAATCCAGCCGTTTGAGATTTTTAAAATGCGGAGATCCCGCAATGGCAAACGCGCCGCGATCCGTGATCTGATTGCTGTCCAGATGAAGCGTTTCCAGCGCATCGGCATTAGAAGACGATGCCAGCGCTTCCACGCCCTCGTCTCCAACCTTGTTGCGGGTCAATATCAGTTCTTCCAGATGCGTCAGGGTTTTGGATCCGGCGATGTATCCGACCCCGGCGTTGGTGATCTCGTTGCCCCAGAGAGAAATCTTCTTTGCGTTTTTGAAAGTGTCGGAAACCGACAAAATACGCGCTCCCTCGTCGCCCAGTTTGTTGCCCTGCAAAGCCAGAGTCTCGACATTCGCCAGCGCAGGGGTTTCGGCCAGAATCCCCATGCCCTGCACGCCGATTTGCGAACGATTCAAATTAATGCCCTTACCGTCCTCGCTGGAGCGTTCCTTGATATGAGCCGGAATATCCTCCGGCGGACCCGATCGCATATGATAACCATGGCCGCCATGACCGCCCTTGCCTGGCTTGCCCGCATGCTTGCCCTCCGCTTTCTTGTGCTGGCTGGGGTCATAAGCCGTCGCTGGCTGGGACACAAAGATTCCCAATAAAATTACCAGAATCCATTTGAGCTTTTCCTGAATCATGAATCTCTCCTGTTAGGGGTTGCGGGCGCATCGAAAGCCGACGCTGTTCTGCCTTTGATCCGGCAAGGCTTTGCCCCGGACGGCGGAACGCGCAAGGTCCAGATTCGCGTTCCATGAACCGCCCCGAATGATTTTAAATTGTTCGCCGTACATATCATTTGCCGTCTGGTTGCCCGGGTAGGGCAAATACCAGTCGGACGTCCACTCCCAAACGTTGCCCGACATATCCATCACGCCATAGGGACTTTGCCCTTCGGGAAAAGCGCCCACCGCAGAGGTGTAGCGGGCCGCATCCTTGCCGCGCGCATTGACGCGCATTTCCTCAGGTTCGTCGCCCCAGGGATAACGCGAGCCTTTATCGCCGCGAGCGGCTTTTTCCCATTCCGCCTCGGTCGGTAAACG
This window of the Candidatus Nitrohelix vancouverensis genome carries:
- the gdhA gene encoding NADP-specific glutamate dehydrogenase — encoded protein: MNPNKPLTLNGFMAGLKRRNPSQKEFHQAVLEVAKYVIPYINQHRKYHAPRILERMTEPDRTIIFRVCWEDDNGAIRVNRGYRVQFNNAIGPYKGGLRFHPSVNLSILKFLGFEQTFKNSLTTLPMGAGKGGADFNPKGKSDREVMRFCQAFMTELWKYIGENVDIPAGDIGVGSREISYMFGQYKRLLGEFTGALTGKAIEFGGSLIRTEATGYGCAYFMQEMLTHRGDSIEGKTCVISGSGNVAQYCAEKVIQLGGKVVAMSDSTGFIHDPEGIDVAKLAFLMNLKNVRRERISEYTKEYNGTFHEGAKPWNIPCDLAFPCATQNEISEEDAKALLNNGCKAVAEGANMPTSLEAIEQFHLAKIPFAPGKASNAGGVAVSGLEMTQNSIRLAWSREELEERLREIMHNIHNQCVRHGADEKLGVDYVKGANIAGFVKVADAMLAYGAI
- a CDS encoding response regulator, whose translation is MNSNRPDPSEEREEQIRIRQLLDENEALRQAKEQAEEASKMKSAFLANMSHELRTPLNAIIGYSELLQEVAADLEVDEHINPDLQKVYSAGKQLLSIINDVLDLSKIEAGKMELFPQTCTLSKLIEETVHTAQPMVDKNNNQLVIETPEESSELIIDQSRFRQILLNLLSNACKFTENGTITLRVTQRPVFGKKGFAFDVQDTGIGMTPEQTQRLFKSFTQAEVTTSQKYGGTGLGLVISRSFCQMMGGDISVQSELGKGTTFTAEVPADTTEGGGPAHRRADGKKSNAKNGEGTILIIDDDPMMRDWIARSLDNKNLNFVLTSDGETGLQMARQLKPSVITLDVMMPGMDGWTVLAKLQADPELADIPVIILSMIDEKKKGFALGASEYIVKPIEKERLEYLLNKYCGADKENSILVVDDDPSARTVLRRRLEEKSCTVSEAENGEAALQKIRRSQPSIIFLDLMMPVLDGFEFLEILRNDPELKSIPVVVVTAKDLTPEDRHRLNGRVHNLLLKGSYKTEELLVTVRSQILQHLSS